A genomic stretch from Dermochelys coriacea isolate rDerCor1 chromosome 24, rDerCor1.pri.v4, whole genome shotgun sequence includes:
- the GBA gene encoding lysosomal acid glucosylceramidase isoform X2 — MASTGKIITVKESLWCWACPAAPEVGATECAVSGHSSSPDTHSLHPAFRPRCPVLRSLGLTVGVALGRKGAMWDVCTSVMGWFLFIQTAPGVAGSRPCSPQYFGHDLMVCECNATYCDTLDAVVIPAVGTYTKYESSKAGKRLERSEGRFQSHSTAPDLVLKLDTAQQYQKVKGFGGSVTDSAAMNILSLSKETQSHLLASYFTEEGIEYNLLRIPMASCDFSTHPYSYDDTPYDYQLLNFGLKDEDTKLKIPILHRATALSKKPLSLVASPWSSPVWMKTSGEMKGKGSMKGKPGDKYHKTWANYFIRFLDEYTKHNLTFWAVTAQNEPTAGLINNYPFQCLGFTAEHQRDFIAQDLGPALANSSHKGIQLIMLDDNRVLLPHWAKVVLGDPNTARYVHGIGVHWYLDFIAPIEDTVLPTHDLFPDYFILATEACTGSHFWERDVILGCWDRGNQYSHSILTNLNSFVTGWIDWNLALDLEGGPNWVQNLVDSPVIVDRKKDLFYKQPMFYHMGHFSKFIPEGSQRVGLVVSKKSCRCNLEYIAFLRPDGAAALVVLNRYSVDMSFGISDPRVGFIEALAPADSIQTYLWRRQ, encoded by the exons ATGGCATCCACAGGAAAGATAATCACAGTAAAG GAGTCCCTGTGGTGCTGGGCTTGCCCGGCTGCTCCTGAGGTTGGAGCCACTGAATGCGCAGTGAGTGGGCATTCCAGCAGCCCCGACACTCACAGCCTCCATCCTGCTTTCAGGCCCAGGTGCCCAGTGCTGCGCTCGTTGGGACTGACGGTGGGGGTGGCGCTGGGCAGGAAAGGCGCCATGTGGGATGTGTGCACCAGCGTCATGGGCTGGTTCCTTTTCATCCAGACAGCGCCAGGGGTGGCAG GCAgccgtccctgcagcccccagtaTTTTGGCCATGACTTGATGGTGTGTGAATGCAACGCTACCTATTGTGACACGCTGGACGCCGTTGTCATCCCGGCTGTGGGCACGTACACTAAGTATGAGAGCAGCAAGGCGGGCAAGCGGCTGGAGCGCAGCGAGGGGAGGTTCCAGAGCCACTCCACGGCCCCAG ATCTTGTGCTGAAGCTGGACACGGCGCAGCAATACCAGAAAGTGAAGGGCTTTGGCGGCTCCGTCACAGATTCGGCTGCGATGAACATCCTGTCCCTGTCCAAGGAGACCCAAAGCCACCTGCTCGCGTCCTACTTCACGGAGGAAG GAATCGAGTACAACCTTCTCCGCATTCCCATGGCCAGCTGTGACTTCTCCACCCACCCCTACAGCTACGACGACACCCCCTACGACTACCAGCTCCTCAACTTTGGCCTGAAGGATGAGGATACAAAGCTGAAA ATCCCCATTCTCCACCGAGCCACGGCCTTGTCCAAGAAGCCACTGTCCCTAGTCGCCAGTCCCTGGTCATCCCcggtctggatgaaaactagcggggagatgaaagggaagggaagcaTGAAGGGGAAGCCGGGGGACAAATATCACAAGACCTGGGCCAACTACTTCATCAG GTTCCTGGACGAATACACCAAGCACAACCTGACGTTCTGGGCGGTGACGGCACAGAATGAGCCCACAGCTGGGCTGATAAACAACTATCCCTTCCAGTGCCTGGGCTTCACTGCCGAGCACCAGCGGGACTTCATCGCCCAGGACCTGGGCCCGGCACTGGCCAACAGCTCGCACAAGGGCATCCAGCTCATCATGCTGGATGACAACAGGGTGCTGCTCCCCCACTGGGCCAAAGTG gtACTGGGTGACCCAAACACTGCTCGCTATGTCCATGGCATTGGCGTCCACTGGTACCTGGATTTCATTGCTCCCATAGAGGACACTGTGTTACCGACCCATGACCTCTTCCCTGATTACTTCATCTTGGCCACAGAGGCTTGCACTGGGTCCCACTTCTGGGAGAGGGATGTTATCCTGGGCTGCTGGGATCGGGGGAACCAGTACAGCCACAGCATCCTGACG AACCTGAACAGCTTCGTCACCGGCTGGATCGACTGGAACCTGGCCCTGGACCTGGAGGGGGGGCCCAACTGGGTCCAGAACTTGGTGGACAGCCCGGTCATTGTGGACAGGAAAAAGGATCTCTTCTACAAGCAGCCCATGTTCTACCACATGGGGCATTTCAG CAAGTTCATCCCCGAGGGCTCCCAGCGTGTCGGGCTGGTTGTCTCCAAGAAGAGCTGCAGGTGCAACCTGGAGTACATAGCCTTCCTGCGCCCGGATGGCGCCGCCGCGCTCGTGGTCCTGAACAG
- the GBA gene encoding lysosomal acid glucosylceramidase isoform X1: MLSHSAFQLEASPSTWHILNTESLWCWACPAAPEVGATECAVSGHSSSPDTHSLHPAFRPRCPVLRSLGLTVGVALGRKGAMWDVCTSVMGWFLFIQTAPGVAGSRPCSPQYFGHDLMVCECNATYCDTLDAVVIPAVGTYTKYESSKAGKRLERSEGRFQSHSTAPDLVLKLDTAQQYQKVKGFGGSVTDSAAMNILSLSKETQSHLLASYFTEEGIEYNLLRIPMASCDFSTHPYSYDDTPYDYQLLNFGLKDEDTKLKIPILHRATALSKKPLSLVASPWSSPVWMKTSGEMKGKGSMKGKPGDKYHKTWANYFIRFLDEYTKHNLTFWAVTAQNEPTAGLINNYPFQCLGFTAEHQRDFIAQDLGPALANSSHKGIQLIMLDDNRVLLPHWAKVVLGDPNTARYVHGIGVHWYLDFIAPIEDTVLPTHDLFPDYFILATEACTGSHFWERDVILGCWDRGNQYSHSILTNLNSFVTGWIDWNLALDLEGGPNWVQNLVDSPVIVDRKKDLFYKQPMFYHMGHFSKFIPEGSQRVGLVVSKKSCRCNLEYIAFLRPDGAAALVVLNRYSVDMSFGISDPRVGFIEALAPADSIQTYLWRRQ; encoded by the exons ATGTTGTCCCACAGTGCTTTTCAGCTGGAGGCATCACCAAGCACTTGGCATATTCTCAACACA GAGTCCCTGTGGTGCTGGGCTTGCCCGGCTGCTCCTGAGGTTGGAGCCACTGAATGCGCAGTGAGTGGGCATTCCAGCAGCCCCGACACTCACAGCCTCCATCCTGCTTTCAGGCCCAGGTGCCCAGTGCTGCGCTCGTTGGGACTGACGGTGGGGGTGGCGCTGGGCAGGAAAGGCGCCATGTGGGATGTGTGCACCAGCGTCATGGGCTGGTTCCTTTTCATCCAGACAGCGCCAGGGGTGGCAG GCAgccgtccctgcagcccccagtaTTTTGGCCATGACTTGATGGTGTGTGAATGCAACGCTACCTATTGTGACACGCTGGACGCCGTTGTCATCCCGGCTGTGGGCACGTACACTAAGTATGAGAGCAGCAAGGCGGGCAAGCGGCTGGAGCGCAGCGAGGGGAGGTTCCAGAGCCACTCCACGGCCCCAG ATCTTGTGCTGAAGCTGGACACGGCGCAGCAATACCAGAAAGTGAAGGGCTTTGGCGGCTCCGTCACAGATTCGGCTGCGATGAACATCCTGTCCCTGTCCAAGGAGACCCAAAGCCACCTGCTCGCGTCCTACTTCACGGAGGAAG GAATCGAGTACAACCTTCTCCGCATTCCCATGGCCAGCTGTGACTTCTCCACCCACCCCTACAGCTACGACGACACCCCCTACGACTACCAGCTCCTCAACTTTGGCCTGAAGGATGAGGATACAAAGCTGAAA ATCCCCATTCTCCACCGAGCCACGGCCTTGTCCAAGAAGCCACTGTCCCTAGTCGCCAGTCCCTGGTCATCCCcggtctggatgaaaactagcggggagatgaaagggaagggaagcaTGAAGGGGAAGCCGGGGGACAAATATCACAAGACCTGGGCCAACTACTTCATCAG GTTCCTGGACGAATACACCAAGCACAACCTGACGTTCTGGGCGGTGACGGCACAGAATGAGCCCACAGCTGGGCTGATAAACAACTATCCCTTCCAGTGCCTGGGCTTCACTGCCGAGCACCAGCGGGACTTCATCGCCCAGGACCTGGGCCCGGCACTGGCCAACAGCTCGCACAAGGGCATCCAGCTCATCATGCTGGATGACAACAGGGTGCTGCTCCCCCACTGGGCCAAAGTG gtACTGGGTGACCCAAACACTGCTCGCTATGTCCATGGCATTGGCGTCCACTGGTACCTGGATTTCATTGCTCCCATAGAGGACACTGTGTTACCGACCCATGACCTCTTCCCTGATTACTTCATCTTGGCCACAGAGGCTTGCACTGGGTCCCACTTCTGGGAGAGGGATGTTATCCTGGGCTGCTGGGATCGGGGGAACCAGTACAGCCACAGCATCCTGACG AACCTGAACAGCTTCGTCACCGGCTGGATCGACTGGAACCTGGCCCTGGACCTGGAGGGGGGGCCCAACTGGGTCCAGAACTTGGTGGACAGCCCGGTCATTGTGGACAGGAAAAAGGATCTCTTCTACAAGCAGCCCATGTTCTACCACATGGGGCATTTCAG CAAGTTCATCCCCGAGGGCTCCCAGCGTGTCGGGCTGGTTGTCTCCAAGAAGAGCTGCAGGTGCAACCTGGAGTACATAGCCTTCCTGCGCCCGGATGGCGCCGCCGCGCTCGTGGTCCTGAACAG
- the GBA gene encoding lysosomal acid glucosylceramidase isoform X4, which translates to MAPGPPDSLWLGLAPKHRPRCPVLRSLGLTVGVALGRKGAMWDVCTSVMGWFLFIQTAPGVAGSRPCSPQYFGHDLMVCECNATYCDTLDAVVIPAVGTYTKYESSKAGKRLERSEGRFQSHSTAPDLVLKLDTAQQYQKVKGFGGSVTDSAAMNILSLSKETQSHLLASYFTEEGIEYNLLRIPMASCDFSTHPYSYDDTPYDYQLLNFGLKDEDTKLKIPILHRATALSKKPLSLVASPWSSPVWMKTSGEMKGKGSMKGKPGDKYHKTWANYFIRFLDEYTKHNLTFWAVTAQNEPTAGLINNYPFQCLGFTAEHQRDFIAQDLGPALANSSHKGIQLIMLDDNRVLLPHWAKVVLGDPNTARYVHGIGVHWYLDFIAPIEDTVLPTHDLFPDYFILATEACTGSHFWERDVILGCWDRGNQYSHSILTNLNSFVTGWIDWNLALDLEGGPNWVQNLVDSPVIVDRKKDLFYKQPMFYHMGHFSKFIPEGSQRVGLVVSKKSCRCNLEYIAFLRPDGAAALVVLNRYSVDMSFGISDPRVGFIEALAPADSIQTYLWRRQ; encoded by the exons ATGGCCCCAGGGCCTCCTGATtctctctggctggggctggcacCAAAGCACAG GCCCAGGTGCCCAGTGCTGCGCTCGTTGGGACTGACGGTGGGGGTGGCGCTGGGCAGGAAAGGCGCCATGTGGGATGTGTGCACCAGCGTCATGGGCTGGTTCCTTTTCATCCAGACAGCGCCAGGGGTGGCAG GCAgccgtccctgcagcccccagtaTTTTGGCCATGACTTGATGGTGTGTGAATGCAACGCTACCTATTGTGACACGCTGGACGCCGTTGTCATCCCGGCTGTGGGCACGTACACTAAGTATGAGAGCAGCAAGGCGGGCAAGCGGCTGGAGCGCAGCGAGGGGAGGTTCCAGAGCCACTCCACGGCCCCAG ATCTTGTGCTGAAGCTGGACACGGCGCAGCAATACCAGAAAGTGAAGGGCTTTGGCGGCTCCGTCACAGATTCGGCTGCGATGAACATCCTGTCCCTGTCCAAGGAGACCCAAAGCCACCTGCTCGCGTCCTACTTCACGGAGGAAG GAATCGAGTACAACCTTCTCCGCATTCCCATGGCCAGCTGTGACTTCTCCACCCACCCCTACAGCTACGACGACACCCCCTACGACTACCAGCTCCTCAACTTTGGCCTGAAGGATGAGGATACAAAGCTGAAA ATCCCCATTCTCCACCGAGCCACGGCCTTGTCCAAGAAGCCACTGTCCCTAGTCGCCAGTCCCTGGTCATCCCcggtctggatgaaaactagcggggagatgaaagggaagggaagcaTGAAGGGGAAGCCGGGGGACAAATATCACAAGACCTGGGCCAACTACTTCATCAG GTTCCTGGACGAATACACCAAGCACAACCTGACGTTCTGGGCGGTGACGGCACAGAATGAGCCCACAGCTGGGCTGATAAACAACTATCCCTTCCAGTGCCTGGGCTTCACTGCCGAGCACCAGCGGGACTTCATCGCCCAGGACCTGGGCCCGGCACTGGCCAACAGCTCGCACAAGGGCATCCAGCTCATCATGCTGGATGACAACAGGGTGCTGCTCCCCCACTGGGCCAAAGTG gtACTGGGTGACCCAAACACTGCTCGCTATGTCCATGGCATTGGCGTCCACTGGTACCTGGATTTCATTGCTCCCATAGAGGACACTGTGTTACCGACCCATGACCTCTTCCCTGATTACTTCATCTTGGCCACAGAGGCTTGCACTGGGTCCCACTTCTGGGAGAGGGATGTTATCCTGGGCTGCTGGGATCGGGGGAACCAGTACAGCCACAGCATCCTGACG AACCTGAACAGCTTCGTCACCGGCTGGATCGACTGGAACCTGGCCCTGGACCTGGAGGGGGGGCCCAACTGGGTCCAGAACTTGGTGGACAGCCCGGTCATTGTGGACAGGAAAAAGGATCTCTTCTACAAGCAGCCCATGTTCTACCACATGGGGCATTTCAG CAAGTTCATCCCCGAGGGCTCCCAGCGTGTCGGGCTGGTTGTCTCCAAGAAGAGCTGCAGGTGCAACCTGGAGTACATAGCCTTCCTGCGCCCGGATGGCGCCGCCGCGCTCGTGGTCCTGAACAG
- the GBA gene encoding lysosomal acid glucosylceramidase isoform X6, producing the protein MWDVCTSVMGWFLFIQTAPGVAGSRPCSPQYFGHDLMVCECNATYCDTLDAVVIPAVGTYTKYESSKAGKRLERSEGRFQSHSTAPDLVLKLDTAQQYQKVKGFGGSVTDSAAMNILSLSKETQSHLLASYFTEEGIEYNLLRIPMASCDFSTHPYSYDDTPYDYQLLNFGLKDEDTKLKIPILHRATALSKKPLSLVASPWSSPVWMKTSGEMKGKGSMKGKPGDKYHKTWANYFIRFLDEYTKHNLTFWAVTAQNEPTAGLINNYPFQCLGFTAEHQRDFIAQDLGPALANSSHKGIQLIMLDDNRVLLPHWAKVVLGDPNTARYVHGIGVHWYLDFIAPIEDTVLPTHDLFPDYFILATEACTGSHFWERDVILGCWDRGNQYSHSILTNLNSFVTGWIDWNLALDLEGGPNWVQNLVDSPVIVDRKKDLFYKQPMFYHMGHFSKFIPEGSQRVGLVVSKKSCRCNLEYIAFLRPDGAAALVVLNRYSVDMSFGISDPRVGFIEALAPADSIQTYLWRRQ; encoded by the exons ATGTGGGATGTGTGCACCAGCGTCATGGGCTGGTTCCTTTTCATCCAGACAGCGCCAGGGGTGGCAG GCAgccgtccctgcagcccccagtaTTTTGGCCATGACTTGATGGTGTGTGAATGCAACGCTACCTATTGTGACACGCTGGACGCCGTTGTCATCCCGGCTGTGGGCACGTACACTAAGTATGAGAGCAGCAAGGCGGGCAAGCGGCTGGAGCGCAGCGAGGGGAGGTTCCAGAGCCACTCCACGGCCCCAG ATCTTGTGCTGAAGCTGGACACGGCGCAGCAATACCAGAAAGTGAAGGGCTTTGGCGGCTCCGTCACAGATTCGGCTGCGATGAACATCCTGTCCCTGTCCAAGGAGACCCAAAGCCACCTGCTCGCGTCCTACTTCACGGAGGAAG GAATCGAGTACAACCTTCTCCGCATTCCCATGGCCAGCTGTGACTTCTCCACCCACCCCTACAGCTACGACGACACCCCCTACGACTACCAGCTCCTCAACTTTGGCCTGAAGGATGAGGATACAAAGCTGAAA ATCCCCATTCTCCACCGAGCCACGGCCTTGTCCAAGAAGCCACTGTCCCTAGTCGCCAGTCCCTGGTCATCCCcggtctggatgaaaactagcggggagatgaaagggaagggaagcaTGAAGGGGAAGCCGGGGGACAAATATCACAAGACCTGGGCCAACTACTTCATCAG GTTCCTGGACGAATACACCAAGCACAACCTGACGTTCTGGGCGGTGACGGCACAGAATGAGCCCACAGCTGGGCTGATAAACAACTATCCCTTCCAGTGCCTGGGCTTCACTGCCGAGCACCAGCGGGACTTCATCGCCCAGGACCTGGGCCCGGCACTGGCCAACAGCTCGCACAAGGGCATCCAGCTCATCATGCTGGATGACAACAGGGTGCTGCTCCCCCACTGGGCCAAAGTG gtACTGGGTGACCCAAACACTGCTCGCTATGTCCATGGCATTGGCGTCCACTGGTACCTGGATTTCATTGCTCCCATAGAGGACACTGTGTTACCGACCCATGACCTCTTCCCTGATTACTTCATCTTGGCCACAGAGGCTTGCACTGGGTCCCACTTCTGGGAGAGGGATGTTATCCTGGGCTGCTGGGATCGGGGGAACCAGTACAGCCACAGCATCCTGACG AACCTGAACAGCTTCGTCACCGGCTGGATCGACTGGAACCTGGCCCTGGACCTGGAGGGGGGGCCCAACTGGGTCCAGAACTTGGTGGACAGCCCGGTCATTGTGGACAGGAAAAAGGATCTCTTCTACAAGCAGCCCATGTTCTACCACATGGGGCATTTCAG CAAGTTCATCCCCGAGGGCTCCCAGCGTGTCGGGCTGGTTGTCTCCAAGAAGAGCTGCAGGTGCAACCTGGAGTACATAGCCTTCCTGCGCCCGGATGGCGCCGCCGCGCTCGTGGTCCTGAACAG